One Sphingomonas endolithica genomic window, CGCAGGGCCGACGATCCAGACTCCGAAGGGCAGTGCGAGCAGCCACCACCAGAGCTCGGCTGGTTCTCCGGCGTAAAGCATCAGGGCGATCAGCACTCCGACTATCGCGATTGTCAGAAATCTGAGCACCAGAAATTCCACCGATCATCCTCCGTGCGCTAAGCGTAGCACGCTAGGACCACGAACAAACGTCCGCTTTCCCGGTCGGTGAGAATCCGGTCAGGTGTCCGCTGTTGGCATCAGCGGCCATGGCCCGTTTGTTGGTAGCGGGCGTGACCAGGAATGGTTGTCCTATTTGGAAGGCTTGCGAAGGCCGGGCAGGCACCAGCAGGTCTTAGATGGGCGCCCATTGCCATCCCGTAGCCATCCCCCAAACAGAAAAGGGCGGCTCCATCGCTGGAGCCGCCCCTTCTTGCTGCGGGCCGGCATGGGCAAGGCCCATGCCCGTCGGTCGACGCATGCGCGCCGCCGGCCGGCCTTGCGGGAGTGCGATCTAGCCGTGGCTAAATCGTCTCTCCGCTTGCGGCTTACTTGACCTCGACGGTCGCGCCGGCTGCTTCCAGCTGCGCCTTGATCTTGGCGGCTTCGTCCTTCGACACGCCTTCCTTGACGGCCTTGGGAGCCGATTCGACCAGCGTCTTTGCTTCGGTCAGGCCGAGCGCGGTGATCGCACGGACTTCCTTGATGACGTTGATCTTCTTGCCACCGTCGCCGGTCAGGATGACGTCGAATTCGGTCTGCTCTTCAGCAGCAGGGGCTGCTGCGCCGCCGCCACCAGCTGCAGGTGCTGCAACCGCTGCTGCGGCCGAAACGCCCCACTTCTCTTCGAGCATCTTCGAAAGCTCAGCGGCTTCGAGGACGGTCAGTTCGCTCAGGCTGTCTACCAGCGCGTTCAGGTCTGCCATGTTATATCTCCAGTATCGGGGCACGTGCCCCATCGGTTCAGTTCAACTTGAATAGTCTCGAGTAAGCCCTGAGCTTGGGAAAGCTCAGGCTGCTTCCTTCTCCGCATAGGCGGACAGCACGCGCGCGAGCTGCGCTGCCGGAGCCTGCGTGATCGTGGCGATCTTCGTTGCCGGGGCAACGAGGAGACCGACGATCTTGGCACGCAGTTCATCCAGCGAGGGCAGTGTCGCGAGCGCTTGCACGCCTGCTACGTCGAGGGCAGTCGCACCCATCGCCCCGCCGACGATTTCGAACTTGTCGTTCGTCTTCGCGAAATCGACCACCACCTTGGCGGCCGCGACGGGATCGATCGAGCTGGCAAGGCCGACGGGGCCGGTGAGCATGTCGCTCAGCGAACCGTAATCGGTGCCATCGAGTGCGATCTTGGCAAGCTTGTTCTTCGAGACCTTGTAGGTCGCGCCGGCATCACGCATCGCGTTGCGCAGTTTGGTCGACTGCGAAACGGTCATGCCGAGATTGCGGGTGACAACCACCACGCCGACCTCGGCAAAGCTGCGGTTCAGCTCGGCGACGAGCTCGGTCTTTTGAGCGCGATCCATGCCATTCTCCACGTTAGGGTCCCAGCAAAGTCATACTTCGATGGGCGCCCGTCTGACCCGGTGGCGCAAGCCAACGGGCCGGTTGAAACCGGACGCATGGGAACACCCCGCGCATCCGGGTTGTCCGTCGATAGGGGCATGGGGATACTCGGCCGCAGCGATGCGGCAAGCAGACCGTCGGCGCGCGTGCACACCGAGCGGAAAATCCATTCCCCGTCTAGGCAGGACATTAAGGTCGGGCAAATCCCGGCCACCTGCTGTCTCGGACGGTTCTCGAATCCCGGCGCACCGGCAAACGAGAGAGCGCGCCTGTTAGCGGAACGTGCGGCAAAGTCAATGCGGGGCGGGGGCCTAGTAACCCCGAACGCGCCGCCGATCCCCCTGGGGCGTCTCAACCCACTGTTCTCCCGCGAAAGCGGGAGTCCAGGGTCCCCCGCGACCCCGCTTGTGGCCCTGGGCTCCCGCTTTCGCGGGAGAACTGGATGATGTTCGGCAACCGACGCGGTACGTCAGGGTGAAGAAATTATGCACAGCCCTTGCGGAAGCACCCCGCCGGCGCCATTCGGCCGCACGAACGCCGTCGCTCGCAACTGCACCTGACCCCCGTCGGCGCATCTGCGATTAAGTCCCAATCGCACATCCTGTCGTGATTTTGTCACGCCAGAGTCGCGGAACTGACGCCGGGAAGCCGCGCGCCTGTCAGTTTGTGACGCCACTAGGGGGAAGACGGTCGCTAAGACCATTTCTCCGGGGGGGCTTCACCATGACGCAGACATTCGACGGCATCACGGCCTATGACGATGGCGATATCGACACCAATCGCAGCAACAATCTGCACCTGAACGATCTGATCGCGTCGCGCTATTCGCGCCGTCAGACCTTGTTCGGTGGTATCTCTGCGGCAACCACCGCCGTGTTCGGCGGCATGCTGCTGACGGCGTGCGGCGATGGTGGGTCGGATGGCGCGGCCGATACGGTCACCGTCGGTGCCGGCGCCGCCGCTGCCACGACCGCGGGCAAGCAGGTCACGCTGACCGGCACCGTCACCGGCACCTCCAGCACCGCCAGCTGGACGCAGGTCAGCGGCCCGGCCGTCACGCTGGCGCAAGGGACCACCGGCACCGCCACGTTCACTGCGCCCGCCGTTGCCGCCGCCACGCCGTTGGTGTTCCGCTTCACCGCCACCAGCCGCGACAACATCCCGGCGACCGCCGACACGACCGTGACGGTCAGCCCCGCAATCGTCGATTTCGCCGCGGTCGCCAAGAACCGCAACGATCTGGTCACCGTCCCCGCCGGCTACACCGTCACCGTGCTGTACCGCCTGGGCGATCCGATCGCGACCGGCGTCGGCGCGTTCGCCAATGACGGCACCGACGACACCTATTCCAAGCGCGCCGGCGATCATCACGACGGCATGACCTATTTCGGCCTCAGCGCCGCCGGCACCGCGCCCGACCCGACCAGCAACACGCGCGGTTTGCTGGTGATGAACCACGAGAACATCACCCGCAATTATCTGCACGTCAACGGCCCAACCTCCGTCAACGGCGCTCGTCCCGAGGCCGAGGCGCTGAAGGAAATGGAGTGCCACGGCGTGTCGGTGATCGAGGTCAACCGCGCGACCGCTTGGAGCTACTCGCCGACCGCCGCGCTCAACCGCCGCATCACCCCACTCACGCCGATGACGTTCAGCGGCCCGGCAAAGGGCAACGCGCTGCTGAAGACGGTCTATTCGAAGGACGGCACCGCCAGCCGCGGCACGATCAACAATTGTGCCAATGGCACCATGCCGTGGAACACGTACCTGACCAACGAAGAGAATTGGGCCGGCTACTTCCGTCGTGCCTTGACGGACGCAGCGGTTCGTACCGCCGCAGGTGCATCGAAAGAAAATATTTCTCTCAACCGCTACGGCATGGCCTACGGCCGCAACAACTCAACAGGCGAAGCGCTGCCGCTCGACGGCAACAACAACTGGGCGACGGTCGTCCCGGCCGATGCGAACAACACGATCTACGCGCGCTGGAACATCACCGCGCAGGCCACTGCCGCTGCGGACGGCACCGGCGATTTCCGCCACGAAGCGTTCCAGTTCGGCTGGGTCGTCGAGATCGATCCATTCAACGCCACGTCCGTGCCGCGCAAGCGCACCGCGCTCGGCCGCATGAACCATGAAGGCTGCGTCATCGGCCGCACCGTCGTCGGCGTGTCACCCGCTTTCTACATGGGTGACGATGCTCAGAACGAATATCTCTACAAGTTCGTCTCGACCGCCAAATGGGCCGCCGCCGACGCTACCAATGCCGATCGTCTCGCGATGGGCGACAAGTATCTCGACGCCGGCATCCTCTACGTCGCCAAGCTCAATGCCGATGGCAGCGGCACGTGGTTGCCACTGGTGTTCGGCCAGGGCGGCTTGACCGCCGCCAGCACGGTCTATCCGTTTGCCGATCAGGCCGACGTGCTAATCAACGCGCGCTTGGCGGGCGACGTGCTCGGCGCGACCAAGATGGATCGTCCGGAATGGACCGCGGTCAACCCCGCCACCGGCGAGATGTACCTGACGCTGACCAACAACTCGTCGCGGACTCCGGCGAATACCGACGCGGCTAACCCGCGCGCTTATGCCGATCCGCGCGCCGCAGCGACCAACCCGACCGTCACGGCAACCACCACCACCGGCAACGCCAACGGCCACATCATTCGCCTGCGTGAAACCGGCGACACCTCGGAAGCACTGTCCTTCACCTGGGATATCTATGCCTTCGGTGCCGGCAGCGATCTCGATGCGGCCAACATCAACCTGTCGGGGCTGGACGCCACCAACGACTTCTCGTCGCCCGACGGCCTGTGGTTCGGCCTGCCCAGCAACGCGAGCGGCAACACCACCCCGATCATGTGGATCGAAACCGATGACGGCGCTTATACCGACGTCACCAATTGCATGCTGCTCGCTGCCATTCCCGGCAAGGTCGGCGACGGCACGACCAAGACGATCACCAACACGACCAGCGCCGGCACCGGCACACAGGCGACGCGGATCGGCAAGGCGCCCGGCGCCACGCTCAAGCGTTTCCTGGTCGGCCCGCGCGAGTGCGAGATCACCGGCATCTTCTCGACGCCGGACGGCAAGTCGCTGTTCGTCAACATCCAGCATCCCGGTGAGAATGGCGGCCCAGCCAACATCACCAGCAGCTGGCCGGCCAACCAGGCCGGCGCGGTGACGACCCCGTCGCGCCCGCGCTCGTCGACGATCGTCATCACCAAGAACGATGGCGGTATCGTCGGTCTCTGATCGGGCAGGGGGCTGGGCACTGCCCGGTCCCCACCGACCTCCCATCGCCCACGTGGCAATCGACGCAACCGATGGCGCGCCGCGGGGTTGAGCCCTGCGATGGATCATAACGCTAGCAACACGATCACCGCGCCCCGCCCGGGCCGCGCACGGCGACGCGCCTTGATCGCCACCGGCGTGCTGATCATCATGGTCGTGCTGGCCACCCTGGCGCTGGCGATGTTTCCCGTCGGCATGTTCCGCGCACAGCTGGAACGCCGCCTGTCCGATCGCTACGGCGCACCGGTCCATGTCGGCGCGGTCGAGCGCGATGCGATCTTCTCCTTCTCGCCGACCGTGTCGATCCGCAACCTGACGATCGGCCAACCGGCCTGGGCCGGCCGCGGCGATTTCGTCCGCGTCGATCGCATCCGCCTGCGCATCCCCGTCTTCTCCGCGATCATCGGCCGCTTCCGCCCCGATCATCTTGCCGTCCACGGCGCCCGCGTCGCCTTGGTTCGCGACGCCACCGGCCGCAGCAATTGGGATCCCCGCAAGCGCGACGATCGCCGGACCGCCGACACCAAGTCATCGCGGCTTGCCGAACTCACCGTCAGCAACACGCGCTTTACGCTCGCCGATGCCAAGCGCGGGCTGACGCTCGCCGGGCCGCTCGCCGTCGATGCAGGCGGCCTGCGCATCGACGGGCAGGGCCAATTCCGCGACATGCCCGCGACGATCAAGGTGCGCGGTGGCCGCGTCACCGGTGTCGATCCCGACGCGGCCTATCCCTTCGCGGTCGATTTCGTCTCGCCGGCGCTCCATCTCAGCGGCACCGGCACGATGGACGGCACGCTCGACACGCACCATTTCTCGGCCAAGCTCCACGCCCGCGCGCCGACGCTGAAAAACCTCGATCGCATGATCGAGGCCGGGCTGTTCGAGACGCAGCCGATCGATCTCCACGCGCAGATCCGCCATATCGATCGCGACTGGTTCGTCGACGATCTGCAGGCGCAGATGGGCCGCTCGCAATTCACCGGCAAGGCCAGCGTCGTGAAGCAGGACGGCCGCACGAAGATCGACGGCCGCATCCATGCCAGCCGCTTCGACTTCGACGATCTGTCGAGCACGCGCGGCCTGGCCGAGGGCGCCGCGCTGCAGGCACGGATCGGCCCGCGCATCGTGCCGGCCACGCGCATCAATCTGTCCAAGATCAAGCGCACCGACGGGCGCATCGCCTTCGTCGCTGATCGGCTGCTGGCGCGAAAAGGATCGGTGTTCCGCGCGCTGCGCACCAACCTGACGCTTGACGATCGCGTGCTGACCGCGAGCAACATCGTCGCCACGCTGCAAAGCGGCCGCATGACCGGCACCGTCCGCGTGGCGCACCGCTCCGGCCTGCCCAAGCTCACCGTCGACATGCGCTTCGATGGCGCGTCGCTGGAGGCAATCATCGGCAAGCCCGACATCATCTCGGGCGCGGTGCGCGGGCGCATCCTGCTGTCGGGCCGCGGCAACACCGTGCGCGAGGCGCTGGCGCACGGCGATGGCAAGGTGGCGATGGTCGCGACGCGCGGATCGGTGAAGACCGTCGTCGCCGACGTGCTCGGCCAGGATCTCGGCCGCGCGATCGGCCATGTCATCCACCAGCAAAGCGACCGCGTGCCGCTGCGCTGCATGATCGCCGATTTCCGA contains:
- the rplL gene encoding 50S ribosomal protein L7/L12; the encoded protein is MADLNALVDSLSELTVLEAAELSKMLEEKWGVSAAAAVAAPAAGGGGAAAPAAEEQTEFDVILTGDGGKKINVIKEVRAITALGLTEAKTLVESAPKAVKEGVSKDEAAKIKAQLEAAGATVEVK
- the rplJ gene encoding 50S ribosomal protein L10, coding for MDRAQKTELVAELNRSFAEVGVVVVTRNLGMTVSQSTKLRNAMRDAGATYKVSKNKLAKIALDGTDYGSLSDMLTGPVGLASSIDPVAAAKVVVDFAKTNDKFEIVGGAMGATALDVAGVQALATLPSLDELRAKIVGLLVAPATKIATITQAPAAQLARVLSAYAEKEAA
- a CDS encoding PhoX family protein, translating into MTQTFDGITAYDDGDIDTNRSNNLHLNDLIASRYSRRQTLFGGISAATTAVFGGMLLTACGDGGSDGAADTVTVGAGAAAATTAGKQVTLTGTVTGTSSTASWTQVSGPAVTLAQGTTGTATFTAPAVAAATPLVFRFTATSRDNIPATADTTVTVSPAIVDFAAVAKNRNDLVTVPAGYTVTVLYRLGDPIATGVGAFANDGTDDTYSKRAGDHHDGMTYFGLSAAGTAPDPTSNTRGLLVMNHENITRNYLHVNGPTSVNGARPEAEALKEMECHGVSVIEVNRATAWSYSPTAALNRRITPLTPMTFSGPAKGNALLKTVYSKDGTASRGTINNCANGTMPWNTYLTNEENWAGYFRRALTDAAVRTAAGASKENISLNRYGMAYGRNNSTGEALPLDGNNNWATVVPADANNTIYARWNITAQATAAADGTGDFRHEAFQFGWVVEIDPFNATSVPRKRTALGRMNHEGCVIGRTVVGVSPAFYMGDDAQNEYLYKFVSTAKWAAADATNADRLAMGDKYLDAGILYVAKLNADGSGTWLPLVFGQGGLTAASTVYPFADQADVLINARLAGDVLGATKMDRPEWTAVNPATGEMYLTLTNNSSRTPANTDAANPRAYADPRAAATNPTVTATTTTGNANGHIIRLRETGDTSEALSFTWDIYAFGAGSDLDAANINLSGLDATNDFSSPDGLWFGLPSNASGNTTPIMWIETDDGAYTDVTNCMLLAAIPGKVGDGTTKTITNTTSAGTGTQATRIGKAPGATLKRFLVGPRECEITGIFSTPDGKSLFVNIQHPGENGGPANITSSWPANQAGAVTTPSRPRSSTIVITKNDGGIVGL
- a CDS encoding AsmA family protein, encoding MDHNASNTITAPRPGRARRRALIATGVLIIMVVLATLALAMFPVGMFRAQLERRLSDRYGAPVHVGAVERDAIFSFSPTVSIRNLTIGQPAWAGRGDFVRVDRIRLRIPVFSAIIGRFRPDHLAVHGARVALVRDATGRSNWDPRKRDDRRTADTKSSRLAELTVSNTRFTLADAKRGLTLAGPLAVDAGGLRIDGQGQFRDMPATIKVRGGRVTGVDPDAAYPFAVDFVSPALHLSGTGTMDGTLDTHHFSAKLHARAPTLKNLDRMIEAGLFETQPIDLHAQIRHIDRDWFVDDLQAQMGRSQFTGKASVVKQDGRTKIDGRIHASRFDFDDLSSTRGLAEGAALQARIGPRIVPATRINLSKIKRTDGRIAFVADRLLARKGSVFRALRTNLTLDDRVLTASNIVATLQSGRMTGTVRVAHRSGLPKLTVDMRFDGASLEAIIGKPDIISGAVRGRILLSGRGNTVREALAHGDGKVAMVATRGSVKTVVADVLGQDLGRAIGHVIHQQSDRVPLRCMIADFRGRNGVFAARPIAIDTGNSVGRGTGHVILDGERVQLTLAGATRNGSALKIADPIRIGGTMSAPSVTVAGLGVAGAKPSAGSVLKVVTRSIGSALGLGPKRPKMAPLPDPLDCTSLTAAALR